In a genomic window of Helianthus annuus cultivar XRQ/B chromosome 10, HanXRQr2.0-SUNRISE, whole genome shotgun sequence:
- the LOC110885755 gene encoding upstream activation factor subunit UAF30: MLTDSELLQHLHDVLRTSDLDTATGATVRRRLEDELGVDLSDRKPYIRQQIDLYLQSRYTDGNTDGGGEESENVKVEESDNGGSCDEEGEDEPDEEDSDVDDKKVNSKRNKDKTTTNAKKRGGGGFSKPCALSPQLQKLIGEPEMARTEVVKKIWVYIKEKDLQNPKNKRKILCDETLHEIFRVKSIDMFQMNKALSKHIWPIEEEEATVKPPEKNKQNKRAKEDEEPEEKEKRKKTKGSGFVSPLPISDELAQFFGTGETELSRAEVVKRMWEYIKQNDLQDPSDKRRILCDDKLKELFKVDTFVGFTVSKLLTAHFIKDKE, encoded by the exons ATGTTGACAGATTCAGAGCTGCTACAACACCTCCACGATGTCCTACGAACCTCCGACCTCGACACCGCCACCGGCGCCACCGTCCGCCGTAGACTCGAGGACGAATTAGGTGTCGATTTGTCCGATAGGAAACCCTATATTAGGCAACAAATTGATCTGTATCTTCAATCTAGGTATACGGATGGTAATACGGACGGAGGCGGTGAAGAATCGGAGAATGTTAAGGTGGAGGAGAGTGATAATGGCGGAAGTTGTGATGAGGAAGGTGAAGATgagcctgatgaggaggatagtGATGTTGATGACAAGAAGGTGAACAG TAAACGCAACAAAGACAAAACGACTACGAATGCAAAGAAAAGGGGAGGAGGAGGTTTTAGTAAACCATGTGCACTTTCTCCCCAACTTCAAAAGCTTATCGGAGAGCCTGAAATGGCCCGAACTGAG GTCGTGAAGAAGATATGGGTTTATATCAAAGAGAAAGATTTGCAAAACCCAAAGAACAAACGGAAAATTCTTTGTGATGAAACGCTACATGAAATTTTTCGTGTCAAGTCCATTGATATGTTTCAAATGAATAAAGCTCTTAGCAAGCATATATGGCCAATAGAAGAGGAAGAAG CTACAGTCAAACCTCCCGAAAAGAACAAACAGAATAAACGAGCCAAAGAAG ATGAAGAACCCGaagaaaaggaaaaaagaaaaaaaacaaagggttCAGGATTTGTTTCTCCGCTTCCGATATCAGATGAGCTGGCACAGTTTTTTGGTACAGGTGAAACTGAACTCTCTCGTGCAGAAGTCGTGAAGAGAATGTGGGAATATATCAAGCAGAATGACCTTCAG GATCCATCTGACAAAAGAAGGATTCTATGTGACGATAAGCTAAAAGAACTGTTTAAAGTCGACACTTTTGTTGGCTTCACGGTTTCAAAGCTTTTGACAGCTCATTTCATCAAAGACAAAGAATAG